The Watersipora subatra chromosome 7, tzWatSuba1.1, whole genome shotgun sequence genomic interval AGGTGTCTAGGGATCATGAACGTACTTTCCCGCTATAGACTGATAACAACAACTCTATTTTGTGAGTAAAGTTTCTACCGGCCATACGGGCAAGATCCACTTGTTTAAAGGACTGTCGCAGCAACGCCCACTGTTTGTCTGTTATAAGATCTGGAGCTATATTACTAGGAGCGCCATTCTCAGACACTAGTACCTCCACACCTGATATAGTATTAGCTCTCACTGCAACAGCTCTGCAACGCATAGACAAACAATGAACATGTTAGTGGAGGAAATCATCTGAGGTAGGCGCAAGAGCTGATATGGTGACTCGTATGATAAAACTAACAACTGGCATGATTACTAATCATAAACTGCTACTAGGCCTGAAGTAACCCTGATGAGTAAAGCTTTGTATTGCTGTCAAATACATGAGAGAAGATGCAGTTACAGCGTAGCAGCCACTATATTTAAAGAagacaaaaaattacaaattttcaGCTGCCATTTTCAGCGATacactatagatatataaacggCAACTAGACAGACTTATACGCATATTAAACAGCTAAAGTCAACAcaaaattagaaataaaatgttgAAGTATAGACAATACCCTGGTCTAGTTCTCTCCCTTTGGTAAGTTTTTAGAACTGGCCCTCAACTCATACTTACTTGCTGCCATCACTGGATGAGACTAAAATGCTTGGCCCAGCGCCAAAAACCTCGGTGTGACTACTGACAGAGCTGAACGAGTGAGAGAGCACATTACATCCCATCATCTGAGAGAGTTTATATACAGCCTGGATGTGGTACTGGCTCACCTGTCGGTTATAACAGCGTACTACACCGTTAACATTTCAATATAGATGCAATCAGACAAACAAAATATCCATATAAAATATACTTGTTCTGGAATCTGCCTCATGTGTTCAAACCATCACGTGTTGGAGGAAATAGCCACATAAGAATACACTGTTTTTCATCTAACTCATTCCACAATACAAAAACCAATGATatctaataataaatacttgacgtaaatacatgtagcattaaagcaaacacattatatataactacgtgaaaaataatgtaaaaactagatgtgtaaactaataatgtaataattaatattaagaCACTTTTGTTGTCACTTTGTCTTTAGGTTAGACTCTGACAGTTAGAAACAGGTGAACAGAAGTGTAGCCTTAGTGATACAGGAGAGATAGACATTGCCCGGGTGGGGTGGTGATAGAAATATAGAACTACTTCAACTAAAACCACATGAACTTTAAATCAACATAGCTTATTTGTATGTTttcactagatgaatgcccgccgttgcctgggtaataaaaatgtctttgcacaaaaaacttgtttttagtaaacactagctgtgctacctgaagttgcccgggtaatagaaaagtctgaacagaaaattgatttgtatttaacatataacaacatttgccattctaactatcaaactacatataatgagaaaagcgttttgtcttataaacaatgagaagtagtgagagttgcttgctattagccagtttaataatatgagcgaacagcttctcgtaaATTCGATTtttgtagtctagtgggtaaggCGTCAGACTGATCAACGGCAGGGTCCAAGATCGAACCttcttcggtacggaatatttattccaagattttaagatctatagccggacaatcgATCCTACAGACGACAAACTTCgaaaaatatagatatacaacatttaccattccaactttaaacttcatattctGAAAAAAGtctttttgtgcagttcaaacaaatttgtattttttagctattcataatttatatttaatatttcaccctttatttttaattttcacgATCCACTTCTTCACTTTTACCTACAAGCTGTGATGCTTGTTTGAAAATGTTTGATTGTTAGAAATCCCCTTGAATGTAGGAAGATTGTATGAATGTAGATTAAACTATTATCTTCAATTTTATATCACACATTGGAACTTGTATGTCGGGAGATAGTAAGTGGAAGATTGTCTGTACTCCCATCCGCTTACTCATCTctttcatgtattttaatgcgcCATATAGTTCTTTTGACAGCCTTGAGCTACATTTGCTTTAGAGTGAACAACACTAAAAATTCAAGACGCCATTCCAGTGCTATTGCCAACTTGAGTGTAAACAGCAAAACTCTTTCGGTTTGTAGCAAGAATGGCGATAACGTCTCAGGAAAGTAAACAGTGTGTCATATTGAGCATGTAAACGAAGCTTGGTGGTCAATGAGCGCTCACACTGCCCAAGTATCAACAACTCCAGCAAACTCAGCTCACATTGTTTGTGCTCCTTGTCTCAACTGTCATAGCTCATGCctatattttagtttaaatatttattacattcgATATAAATATATGCAGCCATTAGCGTATCTAGTCACtagttttagagttgtcttttcttgatTAAGTAATGAAACTAGTAAATTCACACCTTCAATCACTAATGCAGTTGGCACTTAACTGTAGCGAGAGCTTCAAAGCGTCGATAATCACTTGCATTTTCTGACGGACCCAgcacaaaaaaaacaagattaaaagcaaattttgacaaaattaatgaaacattaaaaaGAAACATCTCTTTTAAACGGTGTGGGAAAGATGAGATCGTGAGTAAAGCCTTTACTAACCTGCCACATGATATAGTCTTCAAGTTTTTGTGTCTCATGAGAGAGGCTTATCTCAATGGCAGATTTACCAATGGCTGTCACCTTCCCTCCACAAATCTTCAGTATAAACCATGACCTACAAACATGATCTACAAACATGACCTACAAACAGCCTTATGCATATTTACCTTAGTTATGTCATAGTAATCATGCTCAACTGCTCAACTCATAATCATCGAGTACTGTAGCGCTGTTGGTAAGATCAGTAATACAACGTAGGTTGTCATTATGGTGCATATGCTatgcagatatcacaccaagacATATTGATAACATGCAATGCAATGTTACAGCTTGTTACGTAATTTGATATCTGTTATAGGCAACGTAACGTGTGATCAACATGACAATTACGCGGTCAATATGACATGTCCTACATATATTGACAACATGTGCACTcatagaaaactaaaataaaacatttttctgtaTATTGAAAGTCCCTATCTAGCTGAAAGATATCTTTATCAATCAACTAATTTTGAAGCAATcctaaaagttgacttgcaacaaaatttacattacagttatttgatatcaaaaggttcaccatgtcttactctgctgtgttgtaggttgaaaatacagtcaaacatggataactcgcccacggatagctcgaacacatggttaattcgaacggtttctttggtccgttcccacgtaatgataaattgctatagataactcgaactcaacactgttaactcgaactgttttttcccaacggctaccgaaacggttgttatcgctttagaaaatcactttattccaagccatagaggtaaacctcaacttttcataattcataagcgtcgttattaccaccatcggcaaaatatttttgtcaacggcttttttaaaggtttggtgaaatttgatttataccaaacatccgcttagcgatcgcccttcggaagcaaggtaaagtgaggtaatctttgcataaacttcaagaaaaatcggcaaaattgatcgtgggtaaaacgctcaaaagaaaaagatgtcttttcttttgagcatttcaacaacgatcaagttttgccaatgtcaatctgaaaaacgtcccggcaataacatcacctcaaacaacaaaccaatctcaagtgatagaaaaatctctatactttttgataaaaacgttttaaactttacattagaagcatttagtttgaaacaagccatttgtgcttttgatttatattatagtttgtatatgtactgatgtcttttcttttgagcatttcaacagtgatgaagttttgccaatgtcaatctaaaaaacgtcctggcaataacatcacctcaaacaacaaaccaatctcaagtgatagaaaaatctctgtactttttaataaaaacgttttaaactttacattagaagcatttaatttgaaacaagccacttgtgcttttgatttatattatagtttgtatatgtacatgtatctactaataaataagtaaatacatggacttgtgacagcgctctgataacttgaacgctctgataattcgaacactttcgttcggtctcgtgaagttcgagttatccatgtttgactgtatgtggaaatatgattacaagctcttaaaagctcaaaaatgaacagttaatcgcagccatcacaaaaacggcCATAAATtagaatccctctcaaaacggctaaaatgtgacagAGTTTAACATGATGCACGTCTGttcatttttaagcttttaagagcttgcaatcacatttccacatattttcaacctacaacacagccgagtaaaacatggtgaacctttggataccaaataactgtaatgtaaattttgttgcaagtcaaactttacGTTCTCCTAAGTTCGCTGCAAAATGGGATACTGTTTTTAGCTTAAAAGATCTTAGCTTAGCTATGCTTAGCTGTCTCATGACGAGACTGCTAGAAACCTGCATTAAACTGCATTAAACTATTAGACGTgtatgatatacaatgtatatatataatatgtaacatTATTACACTATGTATTGGAGAATTCCCAAGATGAACAATTAGTCAACAGATAGCGCTTTACCACAACTAATAGAAGTATACAAACAGGTGGATAGCCCAAGAGACTTACTTTATGCTATCATAGTTTGGAGAGGTGATAGTCACACGCAAAGATGAGCAGAGGGCGTTACTGAGACCATCAGTGTGCAGGTGCAAGAGAGGATCGCTGACGGTGAGAGCCATATGCTCCACTGTCTCTACCATCATCAGCCGCAGCACTACGTGTCTCGCCATCTCCACGATCTTCTCTAATATACTTTCCCTGCAGACAGATAACAGCtcaacatacgtgtacataccaCTGCAAAAGAGTAGAGAGGAGTGTCCATGCTATTCCTCTGTTTTACTTTAGTGCATGCGGAGAGATCAGTAAACAACCATGAGTCTAGAAGATGGTAAAAAGTGAAGAAATGACCAGAAAACTCTACATACTGCTCGGGTCGCTCCATGCTCATCAATTCTTCTCGGGAGGCAGCCGATGGTCCGGCTATTCGACGCCGTTTCGTTGGACCAACTGAACCTGTCACAGGGTGAGGAGGGTCCTTGTGGAGGTTGAGGTAGTGCTGCTCTCGGAGAAGCTCGTGTAGCGCGAGCTGCAGCGCGGGATCAGAGACCGGGGCTACTGTAGATACGGCTTTGTCCTCCGTATCACTGTGCACGTACATGAGGTGCATCTTGAACCCAGGAAACAACTACAAGAGCAGACGAGCTGACTGAACGGGGCAAAGAAGGCATATATGATGAGCAGAATAGACAAACGACAGTAACATTGAGAGACTAGCTATGTTGATATGGGCCTGTAGGTGGTCAGACTGTCCCCGCAGAAGATGCcttgaacaaaaataaattaacaatttCTTAGTAAAACCTCCGCTTGTTGTCTATTATCTAACGATACCAGCATTTGTTGTCTATTGGTCAATAATACCTGCGCTGGTTAGCTATTGGCCAAAGGTACTTGGGCTGGTTCTATTAGCTAATGATACCTGAGATAAATAATTAGAGGCTAATGACATTACAGTTGAAGACAGTATTTAATAATTGTCTAAGCAATTAAGGAATTACAGTTTCTGGTAATTTTTCCAACTATATAAAGTAGCCACAGTCCACGCATCACAAACGGTAAACAAAGAATGTACTTCCTTTGTTATACTATGGATGAATGATGAGAACATCGATATGATGAATATTATGATGCACGATAAACCTAACTACTAGTAAAGTGAGTTGAGCCAATGATAGACAAATACTCACATGTACTATGATCTGGTTGTTTACCACCATGTGTGAGATTGTGGAATTTAGTTTGAAAGCCTCCCGAGACAACTGCAAATCAATTGAAAAGATAAACACACACGGTTGACTGGTCAACTCGCAGAGAATACAACAGGCTATATATAGCTAATgctttaaacaaaaacaatttggTATCCCAGCCATGCTTACCTCCTTATGAGAATAAAGAGCAATGAGCACAGATACCTGTGAGAAAAGTTCTTTACAAAA includes:
- the LOC137399705 gene encoding mediator of RNA polymerase II transcription subunit 17-like isoform X1, which encodes MASSSNKVSLEALAENEIQEIAYDGTEKTVIPMHLSDNLAKLAQLIDFGEEKAEKDSKESTSSEAAAADSKAPKAWPWDWLRNSLMAALTEMNVLSDCLAIAKEKRFMVLDQIASDTKPETKSGYQLMSRKQALHNASAIFNLGAQRLEGIQQDPTKKSQPSSDFYNELWQLRQNWRIKKVGQHILGDLSYKSTGSTFWHKGTFEVFKKTSPQPGESAIDVRIPPELEGSSYIQVSIHMTTPNDNVSKLNAMLTIPQKLPTCVDNTTRWQTKLETAQNIIFCKELFSQLSREAFKLNSTISHMVVNNQIIVHLFPGFKMHLMYVHSDTEDKAVSTVAPVSDPALQLALHELLREQHYLNLHKDPPHPVTGSVGPTKRRRIAGPSAASREELMSMERPEQESILEKIVEMARHVVLRLMMVETVEHMALTVSDPLLHLHTDGLSNALCSSLRVTITSPNYDSIKSWFILKICGGKVTAIGKSAIEISLSHETQKLEDYIMWQVSQYHIQAVYKLSQMMGCNVLSHSFSSVSSHTEVFGAGPSILVSSSDGSKAVAVRANTISGVEVLVSENGAPSNIAPDLITDKQWALLRQSFKQVDLARMAGRNFTHKIELLLSVYSGKVRS
- the LOC137399705 gene encoding mediator of RNA polymerase II transcription subunit 17-like isoform X2, translating into MHLSDNLAKLAQLIDFGEEKAEKDSKESTSSEAAAADSKAPKAWPWDWLRNSLMAALTEMNVLSDCLAIAKEKRFMVLDQIASDTKPETKSGYQLMSRKQALHNASAIFNLGAQRLEGIQQDPTKKSQPSSDFYNELWQLRQNWRIKKVGQHILGDLSYKSTGSTFWHKGTFEVFKKTSPQPGESAIDVRIPPELEGSSYIQVSIHMTTPNDNVSKLNAMLTIPQKLPTCVDNTTRWQTKLETAQNIIFCKELFSQLSREAFKLNSTISHMVVNNQIIVHLFPGFKMHLMYVHSDTEDKAVSTVAPVSDPALQLALHELLREQHYLNLHKDPPHPVTGSVGPTKRRRIAGPSAASREELMSMERPEQESILEKIVEMARHVVLRLMMVETVEHMALTVSDPLLHLHTDGLSNALCSSLRVTITSPNYDSIKSWFILKICGGKVTAIGKSAIEISLSHETQKLEDYIMWQVSQYHIQAVYKLSQMMGCNVLSHSFSSVSSHTEVFGAGPSILVSSSDGSKAVAVRANTISGVEVLVSENGAPSNIAPDLITDKQWALLRQSFKQVDLARMAGRNFTHKIELLLSVYSGKVRS
- the LOC137399705 gene encoding mediator of RNA polymerase II transcription subunit 17-like isoform X3, which produces MNVLSDCLAIAKEKRFMVLDQIASDTKPETKSGYQLMSRKQALHNASAIFNLGAQRLEGIQQDPTKKSQPSSDFYNELWQLRQNWRIKKVGQHILGDLSYKSTGSTFWHKGTFEVFKKTSPQPGESAIDVRIPPELEGSSYIQVSIHMTTPNDNVSKLNAMLTIPQKLPTCVDNTTRWQTKLETAQNIIFCKELFSQLSREAFKLNSTISHMVVNNQIIVHLFPGFKMHLMYVHSDTEDKAVSTVAPVSDPALQLALHELLREQHYLNLHKDPPHPVTGSVGPTKRRRIAGPSAASREELMSMERPEQESILEKIVEMARHVVLRLMMVETVEHMALTVSDPLLHLHTDGLSNALCSSLRVTITSPNYDSIKSWFILKICGGKVTAIGKSAIEISLSHETQKLEDYIMWQVSQYHIQAVYKLSQMMGCNVLSHSFSSVSSHTEVFGAGPSILVSSSDGSKAVAVRANTISGVEVLVSENGAPSNIAPDLITDKQWALLRQSFKQVDLARMAGRNFTHKIELLLSVYSGKVRS